Proteins encoded together in one Anaerotignum propionicum DSM 1682 window:
- a CDS encoding ATP-dependent nuclease codes for MYIQELNLTNFRGFKKSTKIQFTKDINVIVGANNSGKTTIIKALELLFSEGSSKRLSIDDFNHNTSIEELKTSPPKIVISAKLVESENEEEYSEDLITVATWLTKIKKPYEATITYEFSLPDKEEDDYKSIIGKLTNKDIEDYWREIETTFLRKYTSKIFIGNHKHRTSVDSDSIKKFDYQYLDAIRDVERDLFTGRNTLLREVIDFYMDYDIKIDEKLSKKDKQEQIRLKKKDFSKKADVLIADLHTRMSGGKKEMLKYAEKTGADFDNITPSFDGKILDTELYSALRLVVENKTGVKLPATRNGLGYNNLIYISLLLAKMQKNASGEYMGNNAKVFPVLAIEEPEAHLHPNMQYKLLKFLNENSMHEVRQIFITTHSPSITAAVDLDSIIVLYKSEDETKIAYPGKVFSQSEEDQASKKYVERFLDVTKADMFFAKSIVFVEGIAEQLLLPEFAKYSNLDLTDSHVSVINVNGRYFNHFLKLFDTNKSQYAIPKKIVCLTDKDPVMKKIKDKTTEEDDENSSWKSCFPFLLESDKLNYEYKKTSNPLTELYQQREKTDLIRVYTQKEGSTFEYEMILENIKCDQLLTESVANKEEIKNMMEKYHDDINKSQTEDLVKNMRNGKFKDIINNFLQITKLEPSRIAKHIIAARYLNSIKKGEVAQELSYIISSNIKNSSDTKEKVFDFVVPTYISEAIKWICQ; via the coding sequence ATGTATATACAAGAGTTAAACCTTACAAATTTTAGAGGATTTAAAAAAAGTACAAAGATACAATTCACTAAGGACATAAATGTTATTGTAGGTGCTAATAACTCGGGGAAAACCACTATTATTAAAGCATTAGAATTATTGTTTTCAGAGGGCTCTTCTAAGAGATTATCTATTGATGACTTTAATCATAATACAAGTATTGAAGAATTAAAGACAAGCCCACCCAAAATTGTCATTAGTGCAAAATTAGTTGAATCGGAAAATGAAGAAGAATATTCGGAAGACTTGATTACGGTTGCTACTTGGCTAACAAAAATTAAAAAACCATATGAAGCAACAATAACATATGAATTTTCACTTCCAGATAAAGAGGAAGATGACTATAAATCAATAATAGGAAAATTAACAAATAAAGATATTGAAGATTATTGGAGAGAAATAGAAACTACTTTTTTGAGAAAATATACATCAAAAATTTTCATCGGAAATCATAAACATAGGACATCAGTTGATTCGGACAGTATAAAAAAGTTTGATTATCAATATTTAGATGCCATTCGTGATGTGGAACGAGATTTATTTACTGGAAGGAATACGTTATTAAGAGAAGTTATTGATTTTTATATGGATTATGATATTAAAATTGATGAAAAATTAAGCAAAAAGGATAAACAAGAACAAATACGCCTAAAGAAGAAAGATTTCTCAAAAAAAGCAGATGTATTAATTGCAGATTTACATACTAGGATGAGTGGCGGCAAAAAAGAAATGCTGAAATACGCCGAGAAAACAGGTGCTGATTTTGATAATATAACACCTTCTTTTGATGGGAAAATTTTAGATACAGAACTGTATTCAGCTTTGAGATTGGTAGTGGAAAATAAAACAGGAGTAAAACTTCCTGCAACACGTAATGGGTTGGGATATAATAATCTGATATATATATCATTATTACTCGCAAAGATGCAAAAGAATGCTTCAGGAGAATATATGGGTAATAATGCTAAAGTTTTTCCTGTTTTAGCAATAGAAGAACCAGAAGCACATTTGCATCCTAATATGCAATATAAGCTTTTGAAGTTTTTAAATGAGAATAGTATGCATGAAGTGAGACAAATTTTTATTACGACTCATTCCCCTAGCATAACAGCAGCGGTGGATTTGGATTCCATTATAGTTTTATATAAATCTGAGGATGAAACAAAAATTGCATATCCAGGCAAAGTTTTTTCTCAAAGTGAAGAAGACCAAGCATCAAAAAAATATGTAGAAAGGTTTTTGGACGTCACAAAAGCCGACATGTTCTTTGCAAAAAGCATTGTTTTTGTTGAGGGTATTGCAGAACAATTATTACTACCTGAATTTGCAAAATATAGCAATTTAGATTTAACTGATTCACATGTTTCGGTTATAAATGTTAATGGAAGATATTTCAATCATTTTTTAAAATTATTTGATACAAATAAGAGTCAATATGCAATTCCTAAAAAAATAGTCTGTCTTACGGATAAGGATCCAGTGATGAAAAAAATTAAGGATAAAACAACAGAAGAAGATGATGAAAATAGTAGTTGGAAATCTTGCTTTCCCTTTTTACTCGAAAGTGACAAATTGAATTATGAATATAAAAAAACATCCAATCCTTTAACTGAATTGTATCAGCAAAGAGAGAAAACGGATTTAATTAGAGTTTATACGCAAAAAGAGGGCTCTACATTTGAGTATGAAATGATACTTGAGAACATTAAATGTGATCAATTACTTACCGAATCAGTAGCAAATAAAGAAGAAATTAAGAATATGATGGAAAAATATCATGATGATATCAACAAATCACAGACAGAAGATTTAGTGAAAAATATGCGTAATGGTAAATTTAAAGATATAATAAATAATTTTTTACAAATAACGAAACTTGAACCATCAAGAATTGCAAAACATATTATTGCAGCAAGATATTTAAATTCAATCAAAAAAGGTGAAGTAGCACAAGAGCTTTCATATATTATTTCTAGTAATATTAAAAATAGTAGTGACACTAAAGAAAAAGTTTTTGACTTTGTAGTCCCAACATATATAAGTGAGGCGATAAAATGGATTTGTCAGTAG